Below is a window of Arthrobacter sp. SLBN-112 DNA.
TGTTGGTGCCAAGCACCAGCCACGCGCCGCCGGCCAGGACGAAGTTGGCTGCCGGTCCGGCAAGCGCTACCAGCACGGAGCGTCCGGGCGAAGCCGTAAAGCTCTCGAACTGGGTGTGGCCGCCCCAGAGGTTCAGGACGATCTTCTGGGTGGGCCAGCCGTAGATTTTCGCGGTTAAGGCGTGGGCGAGTTCGTGCACAAGCACCGAGATCAACAGCAGCACGGCGTAGGCGAAAGCCACGACATAGGCGCTGGCGCCCAGCATGGGGTTGTTTCGTGCCAGGACCGGCCCGTAAACGATCACTGTGAAGGCTGCAATGACGAACCACGAGTAGGCGAGAACCACGGGCACGCCGGCAATGCGTCCCAGCGGAATCCCTTCGCGCCGTCCGGGCGCCCCCTGGCCGGTGCCGGGCTTGGTGCTGTGTTCAGCCACGGGGATCACCCAAACCGGCCGCCGCAGGGATTTCGGAACCCGCGCCCACCAGCAGGGCTTCCAGCTCCACCAGGGAACGGCCGGCCAGGGAGTCCCACAGTTCGTAGCTCTCATGGTGGGGCAGGGGAACGATGTGCGGCACTGCCACCGTTGCGACCCCCGAGGCAACCGCTGCAGCCACCCCCGGCACGGAATCCTCCAGCGCCACGCAATGGTGGATGCGGAGCCCGGGGTCGTTTTCCTGCAACAACTCCACCGCCGTCAGGTATGCCTCCGGATGCGGCTTGCCCTCGGAAACGGTGTCACCGGTCACCAGCACTTCGAAGTAGGGCCTGGGAAGGTTGGCCACCACCTCGCGTGCCAGCGGGCCCTCGGACATGGTGACCAATGCGCACCGGACCCCGGCTTGGTGAAGCTCTTCCAGGAGCTCACGGGCGCCGGGCCGCCATGGCACCTGCTGCTGGACGCTGCTGATCACTTGGGCCGTCAGGGTGTCAATGATCTCGCGGATCTCCATTTGGACACCGGCCTGCTGCAGCAGTCCGGCAGAGAAGGTCAGTGATTGGCCAACCAGCTGCATTGCCTGCTGGTGGCTCCAGGTGCCGCCGTGGGCTTCCACCAGTGCCCGCTCTGCGGCGATCCAGTACGGCTCGGTATCCACGATGGTCCCGTCCATGTCCCACAGGACGGCTTTGAGCGGTGAACTGGCGGCAGGTATTGACATACAGCCAGTCTACGGGGCATGGCTGGGCGGAGGCTGTGGGCTACGCCTTGGGCGAATATGACGAGGCCGGGGTGCCACAAGGACGGGTTTACGGGGATTTGCGGCGCTTCAATCCCTGCACGACCAAGCACCTTGGACGTAGGGTGAAGAAATGAATAGCTTCGAGGGAGACACCGCCGAAGAGGGTGCCGGACCCGAGCGGGAACGGTTCCTGCAGCCAGTGGCTGACGGACAGCGCGTAACGGTCATGCTTGCCGCCTTTGAAGGGTGGAACGACGCCGGAGAAGCGGCCAGCGATTCGTTGCGCTACCTGAACAAATTGTGGGGTGGCAAGAAAGTCGCATCCATCGATGCTGACGAGTACTACGATTTCCAGTTCACGCGCCCCACCGTCCGCCGGAACGCAGCGGGCGAACGCAAGATCAAGTGGCCTGCCACCCGGATCTACAAAGCCAGTGCGCCCAACTCCAATGTGGATGTCATCTTTGTGCAGGGCACCGAGCCATCCTATAAATGGCGCGCCTACACCGCGGAACTGCTGGTCCATGCCGAGGCGTTGCACGTGGATTACGTCGTCCTGGTGGGCGCACTCCTGGCGGATGTCCCGCACAGCCGCCCGATTCCCGTCAGCACATCCTCCGACGATGCTCCGCTCCGGGAGCGGATGAACCTGGAGGCTTCCCAGTACGAAGGGCCCGTGGGCATTGTCGGCGTACTGTCCGAGGTGGCGCTGTTGGCCGGAATTCCCACCGTGTCGTTGTGGGCTGCCGTGCCGCACTACGTGGCACAGGCACCCTCCCCCAAAGCCCAGCTGGCCCTCCTGCACCGGATCGAGGAACTCCTGCAGGTGCCACTGGATACCCATGAACTGGCTGAGGAGGCAGACGCGTGGGAGCGCGGCGTGGACGAGTTGGCCACGGAGGATCCGGAGATCGCCGCCTACGTGCGCCAGTTGGAGGAAGCCAAGGACACGGCCGATCTGCCCGAAGCGAGCGGCGAGTCCATTGCCCGGGAATTTGAGCGGTACTTGAAACGGCGGGGCCAGGACAGGGGCTGAACCCGCGTAACGCAAGAGGGCCTGGCCCGGAGAAATCCGGGCCACGCCCTCTTCTTTGCCGCCTGAAGCGGAAGCCTTTAGAGCCGGATGCCCAGGAGGGCGTCCACCGCGTTCTTGACCAGTGCGGCGTCACCGGCGCTGGCGGCAGCACCGGCGTCGCACGCCGACCGTGCCCACCGGGAAACCGCGGCAACCGCTGCCGGCGCGTTGAGGTCCGCTGCAAGCGCTTCGCGCATGCCGGCCAGCAGCGCCATGCCTGAACCCTCGGGCGCATGCTGCAGGGCCTTCCGCCAGGCCGCAAGGTCTGTCTTGGCCGCGGCGAACCCTTCGTCCGTCCAGGACCAGTCCGAACGGTAGTGGTGGGACAGGATGGCCAGCCGGATGGCGGACGGGTCCTCCCCCGCGGCGCGGAGCTTGGAAACCAGCACCAGGTTGCCCTTGGACTTGCTCATCTTCTCGCCGTCGAGCCCTACCATGCCGGCATGGGCGTAGTGCTTTGCCAGCGGGACTCCTGCCAGCGAGTAGGCGTGCCCGGCACCCATTTCGTGGTGCGGGAAGATCAGGTCCGAGCCGCCGCCCTGCACGGTGAAGGGTGACGGCAGGTACTTCTGCGCGATGACGGTGCATTCGATGTGCCAGCCTGGCCGGCCCGGGCCGAGGCTTCCGCCGGGCCAGCTAGGTTCGCCTTCCCGTTTCACCCGCCACAGCAGCGGGTCCAGCGCCTGCCGCTTTCCGGCGCGCCCCGGGTCGCCGCCGCGTTCGGCGAAAAGCTCCAGCATGGCGCTTTCGCCCAGGTGGGAAATGGCTCCCAGCGCCCAGGCGTCAGGTGCCGTTGACTGCTTTCCTGCTGCCTCGACGTCGTAATAGACATCTCCGTCAGGTTCGCCGTTGGTGCCGTTTACCTTGTAGGCCAGCCCCATGCTGACCAGCCGCTCCACTTCCGGCACGATCAGCCCGATGGACTCGACGGCGCCCACGTAGTGGTCGGGCGCAAGGACGTTGAGGGCTTCCATGTCGGTCTGGAACAGCTCCACCTGTTCGGCGGCGAGGTCGCGCCAGTCCACTCCGGTGCCGGTGGCGCGCTCGAGCAGGGGGTCGTCCACGTCGGTGACGTTCTGGACGTAGGACACCTCACTGCCGGCGTCGCGCCATGCACGGTTCAGCAGGTCGAATGCGACATAGCTGGCGGCGTGACCCATGTGGGTTGCGTCGTAGGGAGTGATGCCGCAGACGTACATGGAGGGCCTGCTGTCCGGCTCAAGGGCCACTTCGCGGCCTGCCGCGGTGTCGAACAGCCGGATGGCGGCCATGTTTCCGGGCAGGGCAGGAACGGGGCGGGAAGTCCAGGATTTCACAGGTAAAGCCTAGTCCTAGGCGCTGATGACGTTGAAACCGAGCAGGAGGTAGAGGGCCAGGCCCAGGAAGATCCGGTACCAGACGAAGAGCCTGTAGCTGCGCGTGGAGACGAACTTCAGGAACCAGCCGATGATCACGTACCCCACAACCAGTGCGATCACGGTGGCCAGCGCGGTCTCCGGCAGCCCGAACGGGCCCGTTATGCCCTCCTTGGTGACCACTTTGTAGAGCTGGTACAGCCCGCTGCCGAAGACAGCCGGGATGGCGAGCAGGAAGGAATACCGGGCCGCGGCCTCACGGGTATAGCCCATCAGGAGGCCGGCGGTGATGGTACCGCCTGAGCGGGACACGCCCGGAATCAAGGCCATGGCCTGCGCCAGGCCGTAGAGGATGCCGTGCTTATAGGTCAGGTGGGTCAGGTCCCGCTTCTGGGCGCCGATGGCGTCCGCGACGGCGAGGATGAGGCCGAAGACGATCAGCATGGTGGCGACGATCCACATGCTGCGGAGCACCGACTCGATCTGGTCCTGGAAGAGCAGGCCCAGGACGATGATGGGGATGCTGCCCAGGATCACCAGCCAGCCCATGCGGGCGTCAGGGTCCTGCCGCGGCACTTTGCCGCCCAGGGAGCCCGCCCAGGCTTTGACGATGCGGACAATGTCACGCCAGAAGTAGATCAGAACGGCTGTTTCGGTGCCCAGCTGGGTGATCGCCGTGAACGCGGCACCCGGATCCTGTGCGTTGGGGAGGAACTCCCCCACGATCCGCAGGTGTGCGCTCGATGAAATCGGTAGAAATTCGGTCAGTCCCTGCACTAGGCCCAGCAGGGCCGCTTCAAACCAGTTCACGCTAAGACCCTACGGCATGGCGGCGGTGCTTCTGCCCGTAAGCTTGCTGCTATGCAGCAGCGTTACGTCGGCAACAGTGGATTGCGAGTTTCAGCCCTTTCCCTGGGTACCCGGTCCTGGGGTGGGGAAACTGACGAGCAGGACGCTTCGGAGTTGCTGCGTGCCTTCCTTAACGCGGGCGGCCGGCATGTGGACACCTCGGCGTCGTACGCCGGCGGGGGCTCCGAAGCGGTCCTCGGCTCGCTCCTGGGCGACGTGGTGTCCCGCACGGAGATTTCCATTTCCACCAAAGCGGGAATGACGACGCCGGATGGCCGCCGTGCCGTGGACACCTCACGCAATGCGATGCTCACCGGACTGGACGCAAGCCTGGCCAGGTTGGGCACGGATTACGTGGACCTTTGGTTCGCCGAAGCTTGGGATGGGAACGTTCCCCTCGAGGAGACGCTGGCCGCGCTGGAGTTCGCCGTCCGGTCCGGGCGCGCCAGGTACGCCGGAATCTCCAATTTCACGGGCTGGCAGGCGGCCAAAGCTGCCGCGACCAGTCCCGTTCCGCTTGTGGCCGCCCAAGCGGAGTACTCGTTCCTTAACCGGTCGGCGGAAGCCGAATTGATGCCTGCCCTTGAGGACGCAGGGCTGGGCCTGATGGCTTGGGGTCCGTTGGGCAGGGGGGTGCTTACGGGTAAGTACCGGGGCAGCATTCCCGCCGGTTCGCGCGGCGCCTCGGCCGGCGAAGCTGATTATGTGGAGCCTTACCTGGAGGAGAAGCCGTCCCGGGTCGTGGACGCGGTGTGCATGGCAGCCAATGGCTTGGGACGTACGCCGCACGATGTCTCGTTGTCGTGGCTGCTCTCACAGCACGGCGTAGCCACGGTTGTTGTGGGGGCCCGCACGAATGTGCAGTTGAAGGAAATCCTCGACGCACAGCTCTCACCCCTGCCGCCCCAGATCGCACGGGCCCTGGAAGACGTTTCCGCCTAGGCCTTGAGGGGTCTGCAGCGGGCTCGGAAGGCTTGGATCCTGCGCTATTCGTCGACGATCTCCAGGTCTTCGTCTTCGTCCACGTCGGCTTCCTCTTCATTGTCCTCATCGTCGAATACCTGCAACGGGGTTACTTCGTTGTAGGCCTCATAGAGTGCGTCCTCATAAACTTCGAAGGCATCTGCCACTGCAAAAAAGGCTGCCTCCACGGAGGGGTCACCGTCCCCGCGCCGGTTCGATGCTGCTATAAGGTGTTCTTCCAAAGCGGTGGTCAGGGACGAAAGCGCGACACGCGGATCGATGCTCATGACTTCACGTTAGCCGGAAAAGGACGAAAATGGAGAGCAAATGAAGGAACAATTTCTCACCAGCTCGGTCCAGCGGGAGCGGGATTATTTGCGTCAGTACGAGTACCTCGTACTGACGATCAGCCCTGAGGATTCCCTGCCGGAGGCACGGCGCCTCCTGGTGGAGCACTCCGAGTACGGCAAGTGGGAATTGGAACGCAGCAAGCTCTACGTGGGCGGCGGCAGGCGTTTTTGGCTGCGACGCCGGGTGATGCAGGTCCAGCGCACCGTGTAGGGGGCACCGCGTAGGGCGGGCGCCCGGCGGCCCGCCTAGTCCTCCAAGGGGCCAAGCCAGGCGTTGGCCACCGTGTTGTGGGCTGACTCGTCATCGGAGGGGTGGAACATTCCGGCGAGTACGTCCCGGTACAGCCGCTCCAGCTCGGAGCCCCTGAAATAGCTGGATCCGCCGCTGACGCGGATGGCGAGGTCCACCACCCGCCGGGCAGTTTCGGTGGCATTTACCTTCAGGCCCACCAGCTTGGGGAACCATTGGGCCCCATGATCGGCCAAGCTGTCGACATCGCCAGCCACGGAATTGAGCTGGGGGTACAGGTTGTCCATGGCCATGGCGGCCTCCGCAACCTTCCATCGAATGTCCGGGTCCTGGGCGTAGCTGCGGCCGCCGTTCTTG
It encodes the following:
- a CDS encoding HAD family hydrolase translates to MDGTIVDTEPYWIAAERALVEAHGGTWSHQQAMQLVGQSLTFSAGLLQQAGVQMEIREIIDTLTAQVISSVQQQVPWRPGARELLEELHQAGVRCALVTMSEGPLAREVVANLPRPYFEVLVTGDTVSEGKPHPEAYLTAVELLQENDPGLRIHHCVALEDSVPGVAAAVASGVATVAVPHIVPLPHHESYELWDSLAGRSLVELEALLVGAGSEIPAAAGLGDPRG
- a CDS encoding PAC2 family protein; translation: MNSFEGDTAEEGAGPERERFLQPVADGQRVTVMLAAFEGWNDAGEAASDSLRYLNKLWGGKKVASIDADEYYDFQFTRPTVRRNAAGERKIKWPATRIYKASAPNSNVDVIFVQGTEPSYKWRAYTAELLVHAEALHVDYVVLVGALLADVPHSRPIPVSTSSDDAPLRERMNLEASQYEGPVGIVGVLSEVALLAGIPTVSLWAAVPHYVAQAPSPKAQLALLHRIEELLQVPLDTHELAEEADAWERGVDELATEDPEIAAYVRQLEEAKDTADLPEASGESIAREFERYLKRRGQDRG
- the mshC gene encoding cysteine--1-D-myo-inosityl 2-amino-2-deoxy-alpha-D-glucopyranoside ligase → MKSWTSRPVPALPGNMAAIRLFDTAAGREVALEPDSRPSMYVCGITPYDATHMGHAASYVAFDLLNRAWRDAGSEVSYVQNVTDVDDPLLERATGTGVDWRDLAAEQVELFQTDMEALNVLAPDHYVGAVESIGLIVPEVERLVSMGLAYKVNGTNGEPDGDVYYDVEAAGKQSTAPDAWALGAISHLGESAMLELFAERGGDPGRAGKRQALDPLLWRVKREGEPSWPGGSLGPGRPGWHIECTVIAQKYLPSPFTVQGGGSDLIFPHHEMGAGHAYSLAGVPLAKHYAHAGMVGLDGEKMSKSKGNLVLVSKLRAAGEDPSAIRLAILSHHYRSDWSWTDEGFAAAKTDLAAWRKALQHAPEGSGMALLAGMREALAADLNAPAAVAAVSRWARSACDAGAAASAGDAALVKNAVDALLGIRL
- a CDS encoding undecaprenyl-diphosphate phosphatase, whose product is MNWFEAALLGLVQGLTEFLPISSSAHLRIVGEFLPNAQDPGAAFTAITQLGTETAVLIYFWRDIVRIVKAWAGSLGGKVPRQDPDARMGWLVILGSIPIIVLGLLFQDQIESVLRSMWIVATMLIVFGLILAVADAIGAQKRDLTHLTYKHGILYGLAQAMALIPGVSRSGGTITAGLLMGYTREAAARYSFLLAIPAVFGSGLYQLYKVVTKEGITGPFGLPETALATVIALVVGYVIIGWFLKFVSTRSYRLFVWYRIFLGLALYLLLGFNVISA
- a CDS encoding aldo/keto reductase, encoding MQQRYVGNSGLRVSALSLGTRSWGGETDEQDASELLRAFLNAGGRHVDTSASYAGGGSEAVLGSLLGDVVSRTEISISTKAGMTTPDGRRAVDTSRNAMLTGLDASLARLGTDYVDLWFAEAWDGNVPLEETLAALEFAVRSGRARYAGISNFTGWQAAKAAATSPVPLVAAQAEYSFLNRSAEAELMPALEDAGLGLMAWGPLGRGVLTGKYRGSIPAGSRGASAGEADYVEPYLEEKPSRVVDAVCMAANGLGRTPHDVSLSWLLSQHGVATVVVGARTNVQLKEILDAQLSPLPPQIARALEDVSA
- a CDS encoding DUF5703 family protein, encoding MKEQFLTSSVQRERDYLRQYEYLVLTISPEDSLPEARRLLVEHSEYGKWELERSKLYVGGGRRFWLRRRVMQVQRTV